A window of Ardenticatena maritima contains these coding sequences:
- a CDS encoding P-loop NTPase family protein codes for MLITLDPALPPLPQWEDSPRFSFDAQGGVTFDHSLYRVQSDWSRRHVFLHATAHLPRYNLVYLIRALFAIMLVERGGLLLHGAGLVRKGQAYLFLGPSGTGKTTVARLSHESGLAEILNDDLVALMPEGDRWIAYATPFHNPTQAPFAPRPHSAPLRGVYKLVQAPHVAANPLPLGQALAALSAAVVVVMTDERRVPVLLERLALLQVAHPVVELRFTRSTCFWNVVAS; via the coding sequence TTGCTCATTACGCTTGACCCCGCGTTGCCGCCGCTTCCACAATGGGAGGACTCACCTCGCTTCTCTTTTGACGCCCAGGGGGGGGTGACATTTGACCATTCGCTCTATCGTGTCCAAAGCGATTGGTCTCGACGACATGTTTTTTTGCATGCAACCGCGCATTTGCCGCGCTACAACCTTGTGTATCTCATTCGTGCACTCTTTGCCATCATGCTTGTTGAGCGGGGCGGTCTCTTGCTGCATGGCGCAGGGTTGGTGCGCAAAGGGCAAGCGTATCTCTTTCTGGGACCATCTGGCACGGGCAAAACAACCGTTGCGCGGCTGTCGCACGAAAGCGGGCTGGCGGAGATTCTCAATGACGACCTTGTCGCGCTCATGCCCGAGGGCGATCGGTGGATAGCGTATGCCACGCCGTTTCACAATCCTACACAAGCCCCATTTGCACCACGCCCACATTCCGCACCTTTGCGTGGCGTCTATAAGCTTGTCCAAGCCCCGCATGTGGCTGCGAATCCTCTCCCCTTGGGGCAAGCGCTGGCTGCGTTGAGCGCCGCTGTTGTTGTGGTGATGACTGATGAGCGCCGTGTGCCGGTCCTGCTGGAACGTTTGGCGCTCTTGCAAGTGGCGCACCCGGTAGTCGAGTTGAGGTTCACGCGCTCAACATGCTTTTGGAATGTGGTTGCCTCTTAG
- a CDS encoding PLP-dependent cysteine synthase family protein translates to MVARQPLPETILLEDSCTAFRDVARRGVHLQQPVSILDHVGETPLLRLHHLAADLPPSVEVYAKAEWFNPGGSVKDRAALHIIESAERSGDLTPDKILIDSTSGNTGIAYAWIGAVKGYRVTLVMPENVSEERKRILQAYGAELIFSDPLEGSDGAIRLVREIVAQNPERYYYADQYNNPANWRAHFCHTGPEIWAQTGGRITHFVAGVGTSGTLVGTARFLRRVNPNVRVIAVEPEDELAVIEGLKHLETAIVPGIYDPSVVDETRYVSPADAYETTMRLAREEGWFVGFSAGAAVYAALQVARQLEEGVVVTVLPDGGAKYLSLLRS, encoded by the coding sequence ATGGTCGCGCGGCAACCGTTGCCGGAGACAATTTTGCTTGAGGATAGTTGCACGGCGTTTCGCGATGTCGCCCGTCGCGGGGTGCATTTACAACAACCGGTGAGTATTCTCGATCATGTTGGCGAAACGCCGTTGCTGCGCTTGCACCACCTGGCCGCTGATTTGCCGCCGTCGGTGGAGGTGTACGCCAAAGCCGAATGGTTCAATCCGGGCGGGTCGGTCAAGGACCGTGCCGCGTTGCATATCATCGAAAGCGCCGAACGGAGCGGCGACCTGACGCCGGACAAAATTTTGATTGACAGCACCAGCGGCAACACCGGCATTGCCTATGCCTGGATTGGCGCGGTGAAAGGGTATCGGGTCACGCTGGTGATGCCGGAGAATGTCAGCGAAGAACGCAAGCGCATTTTGCAGGCGTATGGTGCGGAGTTGATTTTCAGCGACCCGCTCGAAGGGTCGGACGGCGCGATTCGCCTGGTGCGTGAGATTGTGGCGCAAAATCCGGAGCGGTACTACTACGCCGACCAGTACAACAACCCAGCCAACTGGCGGGCGCACTTTTGCCACACAGGCCCTGAAATTTGGGCGCAGACGGGTGGGCGCATTACCCACTTTGTGGCGGGCGTCGGCACGAGTGGCACGCTGGTGGGCACAGCGCGCTTTTTGCGCCGTGTGAACCCCAATGTGCGCGTCATTGCTGTTGAACCTGAAGACGAGTTGGCTGTGATTGAGGGGTTGAAGCACCTTGAAACAGCCATTGTGCCGGGCATTTACGATCCGAGCGTCGTGGATGAGACGCGCTATGTCTCGCCGGCGGATGCGTATGAAACCACCATGCGCCTGGCGCGTGAAGAGGGCTGGTTTGTGGGGTTCAGCGCCGGTGCCGCCGTGTATGCCGCTTTGCAAGTGGCGCGCCAGTTGGAAGAAGGGGTTGTCGTCACCGTCTTGCCTGATGGCGGCGCCAAATACCTCAGCCTGCTTCGGTCTTGA
- the moeB gene encoding molybdopterin-synthase adenylyltransferase MoeB yields the protein MSDRLTREQFLQRVKQEIQEINVSTLREWLERGEPIRLIDVRELDEFEQGYIPGAKFIPRGHLEWRIEEVEPDREAPIVLYCAGGVRSAFAAKTLKEMGYKNVFSLAGGFGAWKSQGLKFDLPRIFSPEQRIRYSRHILIPEVGEEGQWKLLDAKVLLVGAGGLGSPAALYLAAAGVGTLGIVDFDVVDLSNLQRQILHGVDDIGRPKVESAAETIASINPDVKVVPYREPLTSENIMDIIKDYDIVVNGSDNFPTRYLVNDACVMAGKPLVDGSIFQFEGQVTVFKADEGPCYRCLFPTPPPPGEVPSCAEGGVLGVLPGIIGSLQAMEAIKLILGIGEPLIGRLLLYDALAGQFHQVRLRKNPKCPVCGEEPTITELIDYEEFCGVPFPRHDEEESAQPVEVH from the coding sequence GTGAGTGACCGATTGACACGCGAGCAATTTTTGCAACGCGTCAAGCAAGAAATTCAGGAAATCAACGTCTCAACATTGCGCGAATGGCTGGAACGCGGCGAGCCGATTCGCCTGATTGACGTGCGCGAGTTGGATGAATTTGAACAAGGGTACATTCCCGGCGCCAAATTCATTCCGCGCGGGCATCTTGAATGGCGCATTGAAGAAGTTGAACCTGACCGCGAAGCGCCGATTGTGCTCTACTGCGCGGGGGGTGTGCGTTCGGCGTTTGCTGCGAAGACGCTCAAAGAAATGGGCTACAAGAATGTCTTTTCGTTGGCGGGTGGCTTTGGCGCCTGGAAGAGCCAGGGCTTGAAGTTTGACCTGCCGCGTATCTTTTCACCTGAGCAGCGCATTCGTTATTCGCGCCACATTCTGATTCCGGAAGTGGGCGAAGAAGGCCAGTGGAAGTTGCTCGACGCTAAGGTGTTGCTTGTTGGCGCCGGCGGATTAGGGTCGCCGGCGGCGCTCTACCTGGCGGCGGCCGGCGTCGGGACGCTGGGGATTGTGGATTTCGACGTGGTGGATTTGAGCAACTTGCAGCGCCAGATTTTGCACGGCGTGGATGACATTGGGCGTCCCAAGGTTGAGTCGGCGGCTGAGACGATTGCGTCCATCAACCCGGATGTGAAGGTTGTGCCCTATCGTGAACCGCTGACCAGCGAAAACATCATGGACATCATCAAGGACTACGACATTGTGGTGAATGGGTCGGACAACTTCCCGACGCGCTATCTGGTCAATGATGCTTGCGTCATGGCGGGGAAGCCGCTGGTGGACGGTTCGATTTTCCAATTCGAGGGGCAAGTGACGGTTTTCAAAGCCGATGAAGGCCCGTGCTATCGGTGTCTCTTCCCCACACCGCCGCCGCCGGGCGAAGTGCCATCATGCGCGGAAGGGGGTGTGCTGGGGGTTCTGCCGGGCATTATCGGCAGTTTGCAGGCAATGGAAGCCATCAAACTCATTCTGGGGATTGGCGAACCGCTCATCGGGCGTTTGCTGCTCTACGATGCACTGGCAGGGCAATTCCACCAGGTGCGTTTGCGCAAGAACCCCAAATGCCCGGTCTGTGGTGAAGAGCCCACCATTACCGAATTGATTGACTATGAAGAGTTTTGCGGCGTTCCGTTCCCGCGCCACGATGAAGAAGAAAGCGCTCAACCTGTCGAGGTGCACTAA
- a CDS encoding ubiquitin-like small modifier protein 1: protein MAIVYVPTPLRRLTGGQARVEVQASTIRDLVEALEAQYPGVKARLVDEERGEIKRFINVFVNGEEIRALQGEETPLSENDEVSIIPAMAGGR, encoded by the coding sequence ATGGCAATTGTGTATGTTCCAACTCCCTTGCGGCGTCTGACTGGTGGGCAGGCGCGTGTGGAAGTGCAAGCCAGCACCATTCGCGATTTGGTGGAGGCGCTGGAAGCGCAGTATCCGGGTGTGAAAGCCCGCCTTGTGGATGAAGAACGTGGTGAAATCAAGCGTTTCATCAACGTGTTCGTCAACGGCGAAGAAATTCGTGCTTTGCAGGGCGAAGAAACACCTTTGAGTGAAAATGATGAAGTGAGCATCATCCCGGCGATGGCCGGTGGGCGGTAA
- a CDS encoding sulfurtransferase — protein sequence MAEKQIEERGYAVPDVLVSTEWVAQHLDDPNVRIVESDEDVLLYDMGHIPGAVKIDWHTDLQHPVIRDYLTEEQFANLMREKGISNDTLVVFYGDKNNWWACYAFWVFQLFGHTNAKIMDGGRQKWIEEGRPLTREVPSYPPTDYKVPQRNDEPWRVFRQYVHQFIERDDAQLVDVRSPQEYTGEKLHMPDYPQEGALRGGHIPKAKNIPWSRAVNPDGTFKSAEELRKIYIEEQGLDPNKETIAYCRIGERSSHTWFVLKYLLGFENVRNYDGSWTEWGNLVRAPIEKP from the coding sequence ATGGCCGAGAAGCAAATTGAAGAACGCGGATATGCTGTGCCGGATGTGCTTGTTTCAACTGAGTGGGTAGCCCAACATCTGGACGACCCCAATGTGCGCATCGTGGAGAGCGATGAAGATGTGCTGCTCTACGATATGGGGCACATTCCCGGCGCTGTCAAAATTGACTGGCACACCGATTTGCAGCACCCCGTCATTCGCGATTACCTGACGGAAGAGCAATTTGCGAATTTGATGCGCGAGAAAGGCATCAGCAACGATACGCTTGTGGTCTTCTACGGCGATAAGAACAACTGGTGGGCGTGCTACGCCTTTTGGGTGTTCCAACTGTTTGGGCACACCAACGCCAAAATCATGGACGGTGGGCGTCAAAAGTGGATTGAAGAAGGACGCCCCTTGACGCGCGAAGTGCCTTCTTATCCGCCGACGGACTACAAGGTTCCGCAACGCAACGATGAACCGTGGCGCGTCTTCCGCCAATATGTGCACCAATTCATCGAACGCGATGACGCGCAGTTGGTGGATGTGCGCTCACCCCAGGAATACACCGGCGAAAAACTGCACATGCCCGACTACCCGCAAGAGGGTGCTTTGCGTGGGGGGCACATTCCCAAAGCCAAAAACATCCCCTGGTCGCGGGCGGTGAACCCGGACGGGACGTTCAAAAGCGCCGAAGAATTGCGCAAGATTTACATCGAGGAACAAGGGCTTGACCCGAACAAGGAGACGATTGCCTACTGCCGCATTGGCGAGCGCAGCAGCCATACATGGTTTGTGTTGAAGTATCTGCTGGGCTTCGAGAATGTCCGCAACTATGACGGTTCATGGACGGAATGGGGCAACCTGGTTCGGGCGCCCATTGAAAAGCCATAA
- a CDS encoding metal-sulfur cluster assembly factor, giving the protein MSEETRNEQEQSQNTSQVTPEQLAEAIRENLRQVVDPEIGLDLVTLGLIKHILVEENRVEMHMLLTTPFCPYAPWLVQQAKEKIAQVVPDREVHVEVLPEPWDPSMMEDPGLLGFGPGMEW; this is encoded by the coding sequence ATGAGTGAAGAAACCCGCAACGAACAAGAACAGTCACAAAACACATCCCAGGTGACGCCGGAGCAATTGGCGGAAGCCATCCGCGAAAACTTGCGCCAGGTGGTAGACCCGGAAATCGGGCTTGACCTGGTGACATTGGGGCTGATCAAGCATATTCTGGTGGAAGAGAATCGCGTTGAGATGCACATGCTGCTGACAACGCCATTCTGCCCCTATGCGCCCTGGCTGGTTCAGCAAGCCAAGGAAAAAATCGCGCAGGTTGTGCCGGACCGTGAGGTGCATGTGGAAGTGCTGCCCGAACCGTGGGACCCCAGCATGATGGAAGACCCCGGTTTGCTGGGCTTTGGGCCGGGCATGGAATGGTGA